A genomic region of Bactrocera dorsalis isolate Fly_Bdor chromosome 3, ASM2337382v1, whole genome shotgun sequence contains the following coding sequences:
- the LOC105230657 gene encoding uncharacterized protein LOC105230657 isoform X3 yields MTNSKRTFDFIYLAVVFSIGFQASYAQTTCKNGLGRVLYERLPNQQLQGYDDDVVRDTAPPFRVLEKCQDLCLRDRTGTNNLVRTCTSFDFQPGSRITSFGGTSEYEESLCYLTSEQAGPEGIGSLMLVPNSVHFNEICLTSNRPERECPSRRYVFERHPRKKLKLPISDVKEFVFIQFTAANRSDCEDKCLNEFAFVCRSANFDSTMRSCTLSRFTRRTHPELLEDDPNSDYLENTCLNAERRCDGLAVFVKEENKRLGGPFEVDIFNNMTLEECQTMCLRAEKYFCRSVEFDDQTKQCILSEEDSISQKDDISISSSPTHHFYDLVCLDNQRATDYPDNSVTSHLFSSGRRPDTAFQRYRNSRLGGEFHSEITGRSLSECLDECLRQTSFQCRSAVYSDRFRTCRLSRYNQKDGMRIIYDADYDYYENLMLNVVGGGDTEGHGGVSNGGSHRPSEHGSSNWRPPSKDDDRYGTGAGGSSGGRYPTGGGGTAGSGTPIGGSVDDYGRPYDRYPTPNEYDRYPGSGSGGGDRYANDGRYPSSVDSRDPYEERFPPGRFPVGDQERYPSDRDRYPGVGLDLYPGDRERYPGERDRYPNDRLPFDRDRDRDRDHFLIREHDRDRYPGGDRDRYPGDRNRYPVGDRDGFPINDRERERYPGFNDRYPPGRYGERNRERDRDSDRDRYPIEGYPRRGPYSPRPLDRYPIPSINDNGLPSDLPHTRPYPPDDDLPYRPYGTASRYPQDRYASRYPSRYPPERDPAYGYTGRDAPDNFFLDKRFRPSSIDSRYPLLTDGRGGQPPQRFGPDGRYPPDDLIHTARRPEPDSAKRYPPAPLVPPTTISKYPSTPNRFPVGTDRYPIDIYKYGNRYGSSGSSSGVRPGYDRPPPPPHYFDVDYEERYGDRYGGYDREYEGPIGRRPLGGGGGYPHYESPFNRPYGHGLGAPPPLDDNRPLPPPLHPYGAAGSIGPVASSGGSSRPPVTRCEETDNFKQIAARHKMRRHYVRRSLVVPSLIQCERECIESREFICRSFNYRDAAATNYDERDLPNCELSDRDSRELDVHDPSNFDAANYDYYERSLGRSDGECMDVTQTCNEEGMEFTIRTPEGFLGRIYTYGYYDRCFFRGNGGTVNVLRISGPQGYPDCGTQRYGDTLTNIVVVQFSDNVQTSRDKRYNLTCVFRGPGEAVVTSGYIGAGSGSPIPIEYLPAENTLSSKVRLMILYQGRPTTTIAVGDPLTFRLEAQDGYNHVTDIFATNVVARDPYSGRSIQLIDRFGCPVDPYVFPELDKLRDGDTLEARFNAFKIPESNFLVFEATVRTCRDGCQPAYCPGAAGRQEPSFGRRRRSLNITDAAEIETNTEPVSERLIDELSEVNSTKVLGTIGDFNKTITKDDKSNQELEEPEQVREMIEVFETREEIEKDSYPRKLVAPIETVCMTPSEYHGLITAIILLMILLFSITLVSGLAYRRYWSTMTKNRIADRHSPIHSLGQSSIRTHERFSEIGQMGSGSGNAMPNRTANAFRANMSIFGGSLHKTFATGNLARMCQLPVINPMRNNGSTNHQFEDPSEPIYTDPSLFERSRSLRSLTTEGEAENRHAV; encoded by the exons ATGACAAACTCCAAGCGAACATTTGATTTTATATACTTAGCTGTAGTATTTAGTATAGGCTTTCAAGCCAGTTACG CACAAACAACGTGTAAGAATGGTTTGGGACGCGTCCTATACGAACGACTGCCCAACCAACAACTGCAGGGTTACGACGATGATGTGGTGCGCGACACAGCGCCGCCCTTTCGAGTCTTAGAAAAGTGCCAAGATTTGTGTCTGCGCGATCGCACCGGCACCAACAACTTGGTGCGCACCTGCACCAGCTTCGACTTTCAACCAGGCAGTCGCATCACCTCTTTCGGCGGCACCTCCGAATACGAAGAATCCCTTTGCTACCTAACATCCGAACAAGCAGGCCCTGAGGGCATCGGCAGTCTGATGCTGGTACCAAATAGTGTGCATTTCAATGAGATTTGCTTGACCT CCAATCGCCCGGAAAGAGAATGTCCCAGTAGGCGGTATGTGTTTGAGCGGCATCCGCGCAAGAAATTGAAATTACCAATCTCGGATGTCAAGGAG TTTGTATTCATACAGTTTACGGCAGCGAATCGTTCGGATTGTGAGGATAAGTGTTTGAATGAATTCGCATTCGTTTGTCGCTCCGCCAATTTCGACTCCACAATGCGTTCCTGTACGTTAAGCAG GTTCACACGCCGCACACATCCAGAATTACTAGAAGATGACCCCAACTCTGACTACTTGGAAAACACCTGCTTGAATG CTGAGCGACGTTGTGACGGTCTGGCCGTGTTCGTTAAAGAGGAGAATAAACGACTAGGCGGTCCCTTCGAAGTGGATATTTTCAATAACATGACTTTGGAGGAATGTCAGACTATGTGTCTACGAGCCGAGAA ATACTTTTGTCGTTCTGTCGAGTTTGATGATCAGACGAAGCAGTGCATTTTGTCTGAAGAGGATTCTATTTCACAGAAAGATGACATCAGTATCAGTTCCAGTCCAACGCATCATTTTTACGATCTGGTCTGCTTAGACAACC AACGTGCCACTGATTATCCCGATAATTCCGTTACGTCGCATTTATTCTCTTCGGGTCGCCGACCCGACACGGCTTTTCAGCGTTACCGAAATTCACGTCTGGGTGGAGAATTTCATTCCGAGATTACTGGCCGCTCCTTGAGTGAATGCCTCGACGAGTGTTTGCGTCAAACTAGCTTCCAGTGTCG ATCGGCGGTTTACAGTGATCGCTTTCGCACTTGCCGCTTGAGTCGTTACAATCAAAAGGACGGCATGCGTATTATTTACGACGCAGACTACGACTATTACGAGAATCTAATGC TGAACGTGGTTGGCGGTGGAGACACGGAAGGACACGGTGGCGTTAGCAATGGTGGCAGTCACAGGCCAAGTGAGCATGGAAGCTCTAATTGGCGGCCCCCCAGTAAAGATGACGACCGTTATGGCACGGGAGCAGGTGGCAGTAGTGGTGGTAGATACCCCACTGGCGGTGGCGGTACCGCTGGTTCAGGGACACCGATTGGCGGTAGTGTTGACGATTACGGACGCCCTTACGATCGCTATCCAACACCTAATGAATATG ATCGTTATCCAGGTAGCGGGAGCGGCGGTGGTGACCGGTATGCTAACGATGGTCGTTATCCATCATCTGTTGACAGTCGCGATCCATATGAAGAACGCTTTCCACCGGGACGCTTTCCTGTTGGCGATCAAGAGCGATATCCAAGTGATCGTGATCGTTATCCAGGTGTGGGATTAGATTTATATCCAGGTGATCGAGAACGTTATCCAGGAGAACGTGATCGTTATCCCAATGATCGTCTTCCATTCGACCGTGACCGTGACCGTGATCGTGATCATTTTCTTATTAGGGAGCATGATCGTGATAGATATCCTGGTGGTGATCGTGATCGTTATCCTGGAGATCGAAATCGATATCCAGTAGGGGATCGAGATGGTTTCCCGATCAATGATCGTGAACGTGAACGTTATCCAGGTTTTAACGATCGTTATCCACCAGGTCGTTATGGCGAGCGTAACCGTGAACGAGATCGTGATAGTGATCGTGATCGTTACCCCATTGAAGGCTATCCACGCCGGGGTCCGTATTCTCCCCGCCCTCTAGACCGTTATCCCATACCATCAATCAACGATAACGGATTACCCAGTGATCTGCCTCACACTAGACCTTATCCTCCAGATGATGATCTACCCTATCGTCCTTATGGTACTGCAAGCCGTTACCCACAAGATCGTTATGCTAGTAGGTATCCCTCACGCTATCCACCGGAAAGAGATCCTGCATATGGCTACACTGGACGAGATGCCCCTGACAACTTCTTCCTTGATAAACGTTTTCGTCCCTCCTCCATTGACTCGCGCTACCCTTTGTTGACCGATGGACGGGGTGGCCAACCCCCGCAACGATTTGGACCAGACGGCCGTTATCCTCCAGATGATTTAATACACACTGCTCGAAGACCAGAACCAGATTCAGCAAAGCGTTATCCCCCAGCACCTTTAGTGCCACCCACAACCATAAGTAAATACCCCTCTACACCAAACCGATTTCCGGTAGGTACTGACCGCTACCCCAtcgatatatataaatatggcaATCGATATGGTAGCAGTGGTAGCAGCAGTGGTGTAAGACCAG gttATGATCGTCCACCTCCGCCACCACATTATTTTGATGTAGATTACGAGGAACGCTATGGCGACCGTTATGGTGGCTATGATCGGGAATACGAGGGACCTATCGGCAGAAGACCTTTGGGTGGTGGTGGCGGCTATCCTCACTATGAAAGTCCCTTCAATCGTCCCTATGGACATGGGCTGGGTGCTCCGCCCCCACTTGACGACAATCGACCTTTGCCACCACCATTACATCCCTATGGGGCAGCTGGAAGCATTGGACCAGTAGCGTCCAGCGGTGGTTCATCACGGCCCCCAGTGACGCGCTGTGAAGAGACTGACAATTTCAAACAAATCGCAGCAAGACACAAAATGCGCCGACACTATGTGCGGCGTTCACTAGTCGTGCCTTCTCTAATACAGTGCGAACGAGAGTGTATTGAATCTCGAGAATTTATTTGTCGTAGCTTCAATTACAG GGATGCAGCCGCTACAAACTACGATGAACGCGATTTGCCCAATTGTGAGCTAAGTGATCGGGATTCACGTGAACTGGACGTCCATGATCCAAGCAATTTCGATGCGGCTAATTACGATTACTACGAGCGTAGTTTGGGTCGTAGTGATGGCGAGTGTATGGATG TGACGCAGACTTGCAACGAAGAGGGAATGGAATTCACTATACGCACTCCGGAAGGATTCCTTGGACGTATCTATACATACGGGTACTATGACCG ATGCTTCTTCCGCGGCAACGGTGGCACTGTAAATGTGCTACGCATCAGCGGTCCACAAGGCTATCCCGATTGCGGCACCCAAAGA TATGGCGATACGCTGaccaacattgttgttgtgcaattTTCTGATAATGTGCAGACCAGTCGTGACAAACGATACAATCTAACTTGTGTCTTCCGTGGACCAGGGGAAGCAGTTGTCACTTCCGGTTATATTGGTGCAGG ATCTGGCAGTCCCATACCCATTGAATACCTTCCTGCGGAGAATACTCTAAGTTCTAAAGTCCGTCTAATGATTCTCTATCAAGGACGCCCAACAACCACGATAGCAGTGGGAGACCCACTGACTTTCCGACTGGAGGCACAAGATGGTTACAATCACGTAACTGATATATTTGCCACTAATGTGGTGGCACGTGATCCATACTCGGGGAGAAGCATACAACTTATTGATAGATTTGG CTGCCCTGTGGATCCTTATGTGTTTCCCGAACTGGATAAACTGCGTGATGGGGACACATTGGAGGCGCGTTTCAATGCCTTCAAAATACCCGAGTCAAATTTCCTGGTATTTGAAGCTACAGTTCGCACATGCCGTGATGGTTGCCAACCTGCTTATTGTCCAGGTGCAGCTGGTCGGCAGGAACCTTCTTTCGGACGTCGCAGACGTTCACTAAATATTACCGATGCTGCAGAAATCGAAACAAATACCGAACCTGTATCTGAACGTTTAATTGACGAACTCTCTGAAGTGAATAGTACCAAAGTATTGGGTACGATTGGAGACTTTAACAAAA CGATTACAAAAGATGACAAGTCTAATCAGGAGTTAGAGGAACCAGAACAAGTGCGTGAAATGATTGAG GTATTTGAGACTCGTGAGGAAATCGAAAAAGACTCTTACCCGCGGAAGCTGGTTGCTCCGATTGAGACCGTGTGCATGACACCCTCCGAGTATCATGGCCTTATAACAGCAATTATATTACTTATGATTTTGTTATTCAGCATCACTTTGGTCTCCGGCTTAGCTTATAG ACGCTATTGGAGCACGATGACGAAGAATCGAATTGCCGATCGGCACTCTCCCATACATTCGCTGGGGCAGTCCTCGATACGCACGCACGAGCGATTCAGTGAGATCGGTCAAATGGGTAGTGGCAGCGGAAATGCAATGCCAAATCGCACCGCTAATGCATTTCGTGCGAATATGTCAATCTTTGGTGGCAGTCTGCATAAAACATTTGCCACAGG GAATTTAGCTCGAATGTGTCAACTGCCCGTAATAAATCCAATGCGTAATAACGGAAGCACAAATCATCAATTTGAGGACCCCAGTGAACCAATATATACCGATCCATCATTGTTCGAACGCTCAAG
- the LOC105230657 gene encoding uncharacterized protein LOC105230657 isoform X1, producing MTNSKRTFDFIYLAVVFSIGFQASYAQTTCKNGLGRVLYERLPNQQLQGYDDDVVRDTAPPFRVLEKCQDLCLRDRTGTNNLVRTCTSFDFQPGSRITSFGGTSEYEESLCYLTSEQAGPEGIGSLMLVPNSVHFNEICLTSNRPERECPSRRYVFERHPRKKLKLPISDVKEFVFIQFTAANRSDCEDKCLNEFAFVCRSANFDSTMRSCTLSRFTRRTHPELLEDDPNSDYLENTCLNAERRCDGLAVFVKEENKRLGGPFEVDIFNNMTLEECQTMCLRAEKYFCRSVEFDDQTKQCILSEEDSISQKDDISISSSPTHHFYDLVCLDNQRATDYPDNSVTSHLFSSGRRPDTAFQRYRNSRLGGEFHSEITGRSLSECLDECLRQTSFQCRSAVYSDRFRTCRLSRYNQKDGMRIIYDADYDYYENLMLNVVGGGDTEGHGGVSNGGSHRPSEHGSSNWRPPSKDDDRYGTGAGGSSGGRYPTGGGGTAGSGTPIGGSVDDYGRPYDRYPTPNEYDRYPGSGSGGGDRYANDGRYPSSVDSRDPYEERFPPGRFPVGDQERYPSDRDRYPGVGLDLYPGDRERYPGERDRYPNDRLPFDRDRDRDRDHFLIREHDRDRYPGGDRDRYPGDRNRYPVGDRDGFPINDRERERYPGFNDRYPPGRYGERNRERDRDSDRDRYPIEGYPRRGPYSPRPLDRYPIPSINDNGLPSDLPHTRPYPPDDDLPYRPYGTASRYPQDRYASRYPSRYPPERDPAYGYTGRDAPDNFFLDKRFRPSSIDSRYPLLTDGRGGQPPQRFGPDGRYPPDDLIHTARRPEPDSAKRYPPAPLVPPTTISKYPSTPNRFPVGTDRYPIDIYKYGNRYGSSGSSSGVRPGYDRPPPPPHYFDVDYEERYGDRYGGYDREYEGPIGRRPLGGGGGYPHYESPFNRPYGHGLGAPPPLDDNRPLPPPLHPYGAAGSIGPVASSGGSSRPPVTRCEETDNFKQIAARHKMRRHYVRRSLVVPSLIQCERECIESREFICRSFNYRDAAATNYDERDLPNCELSDRDSRELDVHDPSNFDAANYDYYERSLGRSDGECMDVTQTCNEEGMEFTIRTPEGFLGRIYTYGYYDRCFFRGNGGTVNVLRISGPQGYPDCGTQRYGDTLTNIVVVQFSDNVQTSRDKRYNLTCVFRGPGEAVVTSGYIGAGLSESDRSGSPIPIEYLPAENTLSSKVRLMILYQGRPTTTIAVGDPLTFRLEAQDGYNHVTDIFATNVVARDPYSGRSIQLIDRFGCPVDPYVFPELDKLRDGDTLEARFNAFKIPESNFLVFEATVRTCRDGCQPAYCPGAAGRQEPSFGRRRRSLNITDAAEIETNTEPVSERLIDELSEVNSTKVLGTIGDFNKTITKDDKSNQELEEPEQVREMIEVFETREEIEKDSYPRKLVAPIETVCMTPSEYHGLITAIILLMILLFSITLVSGLAYRRYWSTMTKNRIADRHSPIHSLGQSSIRTHERFSEIGQMGSGSGNAMPNRTANAFRANMSIFGGSLHKTFATGNLARMCQLPVINPMRNNGSTNHQFEDPSEPIYTDPSLFERSRSLRSLTTEGEAENRHAV from the exons ATGACAAACTCCAAGCGAACATTTGATTTTATATACTTAGCTGTAGTATTTAGTATAGGCTTTCAAGCCAGTTACG CACAAACAACGTGTAAGAATGGTTTGGGACGCGTCCTATACGAACGACTGCCCAACCAACAACTGCAGGGTTACGACGATGATGTGGTGCGCGACACAGCGCCGCCCTTTCGAGTCTTAGAAAAGTGCCAAGATTTGTGTCTGCGCGATCGCACCGGCACCAACAACTTGGTGCGCACCTGCACCAGCTTCGACTTTCAACCAGGCAGTCGCATCACCTCTTTCGGCGGCACCTCCGAATACGAAGAATCCCTTTGCTACCTAACATCCGAACAAGCAGGCCCTGAGGGCATCGGCAGTCTGATGCTGGTACCAAATAGTGTGCATTTCAATGAGATTTGCTTGACCT CCAATCGCCCGGAAAGAGAATGTCCCAGTAGGCGGTATGTGTTTGAGCGGCATCCGCGCAAGAAATTGAAATTACCAATCTCGGATGTCAAGGAG TTTGTATTCATACAGTTTACGGCAGCGAATCGTTCGGATTGTGAGGATAAGTGTTTGAATGAATTCGCATTCGTTTGTCGCTCCGCCAATTTCGACTCCACAATGCGTTCCTGTACGTTAAGCAG GTTCACACGCCGCACACATCCAGAATTACTAGAAGATGACCCCAACTCTGACTACTTGGAAAACACCTGCTTGAATG CTGAGCGACGTTGTGACGGTCTGGCCGTGTTCGTTAAAGAGGAGAATAAACGACTAGGCGGTCCCTTCGAAGTGGATATTTTCAATAACATGACTTTGGAGGAATGTCAGACTATGTGTCTACGAGCCGAGAA ATACTTTTGTCGTTCTGTCGAGTTTGATGATCAGACGAAGCAGTGCATTTTGTCTGAAGAGGATTCTATTTCACAGAAAGATGACATCAGTATCAGTTCCAGTCCAACGCATCATTTTTACGATCTGGTCTGCTTAGACAACC AACGTGCCACTGATTATCCCGATAATTCCGTTACGTCGCATTTATTCTCTTCGGGTCGCCGACCCGACACGGCTTTTCAGCGTTACCGAAATTCACGTCTGGGTGGAGAATTTCATTCCGAGATTACTGGCCGCTCCTTGAGTGAATGCCTCGACGAGTGTTTGCGTCAAACTAGCTTCCAGTGTCG ATCGGCGGTTTACAGTGATCGCTTTCGCACTTGCCGCTTGAGTCGTTACAATCAAAAGGACGGCATGCGTATTATTTACGACGCAGACTACGACTATTACGAGAATCTAATGC TGAACGTGGTTGGCGGTGGAGACACGGAAGGACACGGTGGCGTTAGCAATGGTGGCAGTCACAGGCCAAGTGAGCATGGAAGCTCTAATTGGCGGCCCCCCAGTAAAGATGACGACCGTTATGGCACGGGAGCAGGTGGCAGTAGTGGTGGTAGATACCCCACTGGCGGTGGCGGTACCGCTGGTTCAGGGACACCGATTGGCGGTAGTGTTGACGATTACGGACGCCCTTACGATCGCTATCCAACACCTAATGAATATG ATCGTTATCCAGGTAGCGGGAGCGGCGGTGGTGACCGGTATGCTAACGATGGTCGTTATCCATCATCTGTTGACAGTCGCGATCCATATGAAGAACGCTTTCCACCGGGACGCTTTCCTGTTGGCGATCAAGAGCGATATCCAAGTGATCGTGATCGTTATCCAGGTGTGGGATTAGATTTATATCCAGGTGATCGAGAACGTTATCCAGGAGAACGTGATCGTTATCCCAATGATCGTCTTCCATTCGACCGTGACCGTGACCGTGATCGTGATCATTTTCTTATTAGGGAGCATGATCGTGATAGATATCCTGGTGGTGATCGTGATCGTTATCCTGGAGATCGAAATCGATATCCAGTAGGGGATCGAGATGGTTTCCCGATCAATGATCGTGAACGTGAACGTTATCCAGGTTTTAACGATCGTTATCCACCAGGTCGTTATGGCGAGCGTAACCGTGAACGAGATCGTGATAGTGATCGTGATCGTTACCCCATTGAAGGCTATCCACGCCGGGGTCCGTATTCTCCCCGCCCTCTAGACCGTTATCCCATACCATCAATCAACGATAACGGATTACCCAGTGATCTGCCTCACACTAGACCTTATCCTCCAGATGATGATCTACCCTATCGTCCTTATGGTACTGCAAGCCGTTACCCACAAGATCGTTATGCTAGTAGGTATCCCTCACGCTATCCACCGGAAAGAGATCCTGCATATGGCTACACTGGACGAGATGCCCCTGACAACTTCTTCCTTGATAAACGTTTTCGTCCCTCCTCCATTGACTCGCGCTACCCTTTGTTGACCGATGGACGGGGTGGCCAACCCCCGCAACGATTTGGACCAGACGGCCGTTATCCTCCAGATGATTTAATACACACTGCTCGAAGACCAGAACCAGATTCAGCAAAGCGTTATCCCCCAGCACCTTTAGTGCCACCCACAACCATAAGTAAATACCCCTCTACACCAAACCGATTTCCGGTAGGTACTGACCGCTACCCCAtcgatatatataaatatggcaATCGATATGGTAGCAGTGGTAGCAGCAGTGGTGTAAGACCAG gttATGATCGTCCACCTCCGCCACCACATTATTTTGATGTAGATTACGAGGAACGCTATGGCGACCGTTATGGTGGCTATGATCGGGAATACGAGGGACCTATCGGCAGAAGACCTTTGGGTGGTGGTGGCGGCTATCCTCACTATGAAAGTCCCTTCAATCGTCCCTATGGACATGGGCTGGGTGCTCCGCCCCCACTTGACGACAATCGACCTTTGCCACCACCATTACATCCCTATGGGGCAGCTGGAAGCATTGGACCAGTAGCGTCCAGCGGTGGTTCATCACGGCCCCCAGTGACGCGCTGTGAAGAGACTGACAATTTCAAACAAATCGCAGCAAGACACAAAATGCGCCGACACTATGTGCGGCGTTCACTAGTCGTGCCTTCTCTAATACAGTGCGAACGAGAGTGTATTGAATCTCGAGAATTTATTTGTCGTAGCTTCAATTACAG GGATGCAGCCGCTACAAACTACGATGAACGCGATTTGCCCAATTGTGAGCTAAGTGATCGGGATTCACGTGAACTGGACGTCCATGATCCAAGCAATTTCGATGCGGCTAATTACGATTACTACGAGCGTAGTTTGGGTCGTAGTGATGGCGAGTGTATGGATG TGACGCAGACTTGCAACGAAGAGGGAATGGAATTCACTATACGCACTCCGGAAGGATTCCTTGGACGTATCTATACATACGGGTACTATGACCG ATGCTTCTTCCGCGGCAACGGTGGCACTGTAAATGTGCTACGCATCAGCGGTCCACAAGGCTATCCCGATTGCGGCACCCAAAGA TATGGCGATACGCTGaccaacattgttgttgtgcaattTTCTGATAATGTGCAGACCAGTCGTGACAAACGATACAATCTAACTTGTGTCTTCCGTGGACCAGGGGAAGCAGTTGTCACTTCCGGTTATATTGGTGCAGG TCTTTCTGAATCCGACAGATCTGGCAGTCCCATACCCATTGAATACCTTCCTGCGGAGAATACTCTAAGTTCTAAAGTCCGTCTAATGATTCTCTATCAAGGACGCCCAACAACCACGATAGCAGTGGGAGACCCACTGACTTTCCGACTGGAGGCACAAGATGGTTACAATCACGTAACTGATATATTTGCCACTAATGTGGTGGCACGTGATCCATACTCGGGGAGAAGCATACAACTTATTGATAGATTTGG CTGCCCTGTGGATCCTTATGTGTTTCCCGAACTGGATAAACTGCGTGATGGGGACACATTGGAGGCGCGTTTCAATGCCTTCAAAATACCCGAGTCAAATTTCCTGGTATTTGAAGCTACAGTTCGCACATGCCGTGATGGTTGCCAACCTGCTTATTGTCCAGGTGCAGCTGGTCGGCAGGAACCTTCTTTCGGACGTCGCAGACGTTCACTAAATATTACCGATGCTGCAGAAATCGAAACAAATACCGAACCTGTATCTGAACGTTTAATTGACGAACTCTCTGAAGTGAATAGTACCAAAGTATTGGGTACGATTGGAGACTTTAACAAAA CGATTACAAAAGATGACAAGTCTAATCAGGAGTTAGAGGAACCAGAACAAGTGCGTGAAATGATTGAG GTATTTGAGACTCGTGAGGAAATCGAAAAAGACTCTTACCCGCGGAAGCTGGTTGCTCCGATTGAGACCGTGTGCATGACACCCTCCGAGTATCATGGCCTTATAACAGCAATTATATTACTTATGATTTTGTTATTCAGCATCACTTTGGTCTCCGGCTTAGCTTATAG ACGCTATTGGAGCACGATGACGAAGAATCGAATTGCCGATCGGCACTCTCCCATACATTCGCTGGGGCAGTCCTCGATACGCACGCACGAGCGATTCAGTGAGATCGGTCAAATGGGTAGTGGCAGCGGAAATGCAATGCCAAATCGCACCGCTAATGCATTTCGTGCGAATATGTCAATCTTTGGTGGCAGTCTGCATAAAACATTTGCCACAGG GAATTTAGCTCGAATGTGTCAACTGCCCGTAATAAATCCAATGCGTAATAACGGAAGCACAAATCATCAATTTGAGGACCCCAGTGAACCAATATATACCGATCCATCATTGTTCGAACGCTCAAG